From a region of the bacterium genome:
- a CDS encoding efflux RND transporter periplasmic adaptor subunit: protein MADNPEIDTRTTTESATKTSPTNGAMEQEDRATPERPWLRKVLLSAIIIIAFIAIIYGVRFLRFSATHASTDNAYLTSDIIQIAPQVAGIVRQVQVQDNQAVKKGDLLVTLDDATIRSVVQQAQANLDAAIAQAKGAGINVSITSQSSSAQVEQAQGGVSQSESGVRSAQADVARATAGVANASASAAAAKANIGNAAAAVNVANANKERSQDSVETAQAQLITAQAGVRAAQANVASAQAAYNKAASDVKRIEQLYRQGAISSQALDQANAAELQTKAGLESAQQAVAQAQSAVVGRQAELKAAKQVVNASSAAIEQAKAQLVAVREQANAAQTGVLQAKAILNASEQGVYAAEARRQQALAQLSGARTAPNQVKVSQTAQTQAIAKIEQAKAALHAAQIQLGYTKIYAPSDGRVSKRTVDVGSLVQMGTPMMALIPANDIWVVANFKETQLAKANPGQKAEIEVDGLPGKVFKGHVDSISPATGSTFALLPPENATGNFTKVVQRIPVKIIFEPNQPDLDRLRTGMSVTAIIETR from the coding sequence ATGGCTGATAATCCTGAAATAGACACGCGAACGACAACTGAATCAGCGACTAAGACATCGCCGACTAATGGGGCTATGGAACAAGAAGATAGGGCGACACCTGAACGCCCTTGGCTAAGAAAAGTTCTATTATCCGCGATAATCATCATAGCGTTTATTGCGATTATATACGGCGTTCGCTTTTTGCGATTTTCCGCCACTCACGCTTCAACAGATAATGCCTACCTCACTTCAGACATTATCCAAATAGCGCCTCAGGTTGCAGGGATCGTTCGGCAGGTTCAGGTTCAGGATAATCAAGCAGTTAAAAAAGGCGATTTGTTAGTTACACTCGATGATGCCACTATACGCTCGGTAGTGCAGCAGGCTCAGGCTAATTTAGATGCGGCTATTGCACAGGCTAAAGGGGCAGGAATCAACGTTTCCATCACTTCTCAATCCAGTTCAGCGCAAGTTGAGCAGGCTCAAGGGGGAGTTAGTCAGTCAGAAAGTGGAGTGAGATCAGCCCAAGCGGATGTAGCGAGGGCAACTGCCGGAGTAGCTAACGCTTCCGCCTCAGCCGCCGCTGCTAAAGCTAATATCGGAAATGCGGCAGCGGCAGTAAATGTTGCCAATGCCAATAAAGAGAGATCGCAAGATTCAGTTGAAACAGCGCAAGCTCAATTGATAACGGCGCAAGCGGGTGTTCGCGCAGCGCAAGCGAATGTGGCTTCAGCCCAAGCCGCTTATAATAAAGCCGCAAGTGATGTCAAGCGAATTGAACAGCTCTATCGACAAGGAGCAATTAGTTCACAGGCATTAGACCAGGCCAACGCTGCCGAATTGCAAACTAAGGCAGGATTAGAAAGCGCTCAACAGGCCGTTGCACAAGCTCAATCTGCAGTAGTTGGTCGACAAGCTGAACTCAAAGCTGCTAAGCAAGTGGTAAATGCTTCAAGCGCAGCTATTGAACAAGCAAAGGCACAACTTGTAGCCGTCCGTGAGCAAGCTAATGCAGCTCAAACAGGGGTTCTTCAGGCTAAAGCCATTTTGAATGCATCAGAGCAAGGGGTTTATGCGGCAGAAGCTCGAAGGCAGCAAGCATTGGCCCAACTTTCAGGCGCTCGCACTGCTCCCAACCAGGTTAAAGTCAGCCAAACTGCACAAACACAAGCCATTGCCAAAATCGAACAGGCAAAGGCAGCATTGCATGCAGCGCAAATCCAATTGGGATATACAAAGATTTATGCCCCATCGGATGGTCGAGTCAGCAAAAGAACGGTTGATGTTGGTTCACTGGTACAAATGGGAACACCAATGATGGCTTTAATCCCGGCTAATGATATTTGGGTTGTCGCAAACTTCAAGGAGACGCAGCTCGCTAAAGCCAATCCCGGACAAAAGGCCGAAATAGAAGTGGATGGACTTCCCGGCAAAGTCTTTAAAGGACATGTCGACAGCATCTCGCCGGCAACCGGTTCGACTTTTGCGCTGCTGCCTCCCGAGAACGCGACAGGAAATTTTACAAAGGTGGTCCAACGGATACCGGTGAAAATTATTTTCGAGCCAAATCAACCCGATCTTGACCGTCTTCGCACCGGAATGTCGGTTACAGCCATTATCGAAACTCGCTAA